Below is a genomic region from Alosa sapidissima isolate fAloSap1 chromosome 19, fAloSap1.pri, whole genome shotgun sequence.
AATGAGAGTTTTTCTTCTATTGCTGTGGTTCTGAACCTGGGGTGTGCAATATCATTTCAGGGATTCACCATAATGTgtgaaaaatattttaatttgacATAAAACCAtcactttaatttgtttaacgcatataaacacaaacagcgCTGTTGTTCACACTAGGCTGTCTTCCATTCCATTCCCAGTTTGGCCTTAGCTAAGAATCAGAACATTGACAATAATATTACTAatagagacggttgataaagtgtCTTTGGTAATATTGCTGCCTTTTTTTGTCATGATCTAGATCTAGTTGGGTGTCTGTGTCATTCTATTAGTTGtgcattgttgtttattgtcaAGAGCTGCTGTTATGAGCATGATCATGTTGTCCTATGTATTTATACATTCTAACACCTGTGATCATACAGTAGTACAGATCTCATCGACCGCCTATGCAGATGGCATCTCAGAAAAACAGTAATGTTATTTCGATGGAAGCCTCCAATCTAAATCTAATCTAAAAGCACAGCAGTAAAAAAGTGCTGGGGGCATgcaggtggggggtggggtggaggggtcGAGAACACCAACCTGGTTATTCTGGGGGGTCTCGACCCCAAAACATTTGAGAACCACCGTTCTATTAGACAGGTGGACACATTAAAGAGCAGTTATTTACAAGAGTATGAAGTTATTTGTCTACAGCAGTTTAAATGATGCTGCACTGCGTGCAAGCTCTACAGTAAGTACCATGTTCTGTTATCTTAGCAGGTTTGTAGGAGATTGTTTAGCCAATCGGAGATTGCCATTGGCCAGGTGAGTGACCTACACATCCCTGGGCCTCCCTCTTGAAGACACCCGGTTGTAAACTGTTTCTAGatattatagaccctttcaatctgttcctagagtTTCTGGTTGGAGCATTTAGTGTAAGTAGACTTTAGTGTAATGCTCTTAAAAATATTGACTCtgaacttttttatttttgtttgttcccAAGtcaccattagctcaatgttgttttctgcgtcaccagaaatgccttaggaacgtgcctgtttgtttctgcagttaaAGTCCATAAGAcctttttcattattgttagaTCCATCTCTTAGTTCAGATGCACTGTACAACTCCTAACTAGCCTGCATCTGCCATATCCCTTATCTTAAAGCCTGATCAGGTCCGAGGAACCTTAATGCTTGACTAATGAGCAGTCTGGCATTTCTCTAGGGTTGACTCCACTATCTCCCGGTTTCATATCCAGGGCACTAATAAGGAGACTGAATGGTTGAATCAGCACTAGCCCTCGCAGAGTTTAATAACCAGCAGACTGGGTCCAGGACAGCAGCTGTAGCAGGTTAATAAGTGGTACAAAGGCATCGCTATGACACAGAGAGGCCGTAACTAGAACACTGGAGTGGAACACTCTAATGATCATAAATTAGAACACCGGAGTGGAACATTCTACTGATCATAAACGGTTCTGAGAAAACCATgtggagccctgtgtgtgtgtgtgtgtgtgagtgtgtgtttgtgtgcgtgtgtgcgtgtgtgtgtgtgtgtcagtgtgtgtgtgtgtgtgtgtgtgtgagtgtgtgtgtgtgtgtatgtgtgagtgtgtgtgtgtgtgagagaggggagaggggttcTTCTGTCAGTGCTGGTGGCAATGGTAGGGTTAAATCGAATTTGATCTGAATTAAATCTTGAATGTATCTGGGTGTGTAGTGGGTTAATGCAAACATACTCAACTGCAAACTGTAAATCAAGCAGAGGGATtcttaatgtgtgtgagagaggggagaggggttcTGTCAGTGCTGGTGGCAATGGTAGGGTTAAATCGAATTTGATCTGAATTAAATCTTGAATGTATCTGGGTGTGTAGTGGGTTAATGCAAACATAGTCAACTGCAAACTGTAAATCAAGCAGAGGGATTCTTAACAGCCAGCCTGAGCCAGAAAGCCCCAGCACTATGTTTACTTGGTGACTTAACCGCCATTAGGATAATCCTCCAAGATTTAATACAAACAGCTGGAACACACCGCTCCATTGACTTAGACGAAACTTAATCAATTAGCTGGCTCTGAGAAAATAACCCAAGTGCCTCGGCATAAGAAGTATTTTGGGGATTATTCATGATTGGGTGGGGCTCCTGACCAAGAGTTCTGCAAGGGGTTGGGTGAGGTTTTCATGGCTAAGAGGCAAATGTGGGAACCAGTATTGGCAGCCTGATCCTCAGTACAAATGGCATTGAAGTTTTTAATTCCTTCTTTTGTTTAGCCCCTTGCACAGAAAACCCCTCCTGTACAACTTCCAGTCTCATGGGTCCCAATAAAAGACCTACAGCAGAGTAACTACGGAGAAATCCATACAGACACCTGTAAAACCTTACCCTCATTATAGACTAGAAACCCCTCTGACAATATTCAGCAGTACTAAATGCCCAGCCACTGATTGCAAAGGGTGATTATTTCTACACAGTGCATCAGCTGTGGGATCCTCGCCTTTATGGAGCAGAGCACTTTCATTGCATGCTGTATGACGGGTGCCTCAGCACTTCTATAAAATGGGTTTCACATTTGGGGAAGGAGGCGGTGCAGAGATATGTAGGAACAGTTTGTTCAATcccacacaaaaaagaaaacaattctGAGAGGAGagttgtgtgtacagtatgttgtatCTGAGGTGCTGGGGAGTGTGGATGTGTCTTCTATGAAGACCTGCCCGTGTGGTGACCTCCACAGCGCAATGGCCACACAAAATGTCACAATATGTAAATACTGCTTGTGCTTTCATCTGTAGCTACTGGCAACTTCTCATGGactgaaaaaaaagacatacacTATGCTGTATGTGTGGTCATTTTAAGATATGTCGCAGTGTACATTAAACAAAGCATCACCCTGATTCAGTCATTGACCAGAAGTGAAAATTAGTCCATTACTGGTTACAAGGACCCATTTTTTTGTGCAAAATTGTCACACAAATGAAAAATTAATATttgtataaaataaaataaaagtgcaAATTGTTTCAATCACATTTGCCCACTGCCTCCTAATTATTGTTCATCTAAAAGGTTTAGCTAAAAAGCAGGGCAACCTGTGAACCCTTAAAGGAACACTCCCCCCGAtagatttatattttactctattTTACTCCGATATTTtagatttatattttactctattTTACTCCGATATTTtagatttatattttactctattTTACTCCGATATTTtagatttatattttactctgctgttgtaaatagcaaacttcctGTGACTTATaaccctgtacacaatgaaaatgcttctgttgtggaggtgaaggattaacaacatctccaaagagctatatctactgacaaggtgtCAGGATTCTCGCGAGATTTGTCGAGCTGCTGTTCTTGAAGTtacatggctggttttcttggTGGTgactcgctacgtctatgctgtagctattctaggtgaacgatttgcctattacaagtttgtttactgtcaaattggcttcgtaaaggtgcAAATCTTGCCTTTTAGTTCGTAAAGGTGCaaatagtgtgcctttaagttCTTGTGAAGTTTCTGTCTTCACTGATATTGGTCATTATTGCAGAAGTGCATTTAATACATCACAGAAATGGAAAATATAATTAGCTGAGATAATTAAGACAATCCAGACACAAAGATAATTGTGCTGTTGTTTGATTTTGTCTCTCACAGATGCAGAACAAATAAAATAGACTGGAGATTGAAGTCTTCCTAAAAAGATAGATTATTGATGGAAGACTAATTAATATCAAGACGATCCTCTAATCAGTACAAAGCTACCCTCTTGTTTTTTATACAATGCATTCAACTGTACCCTAAATGTACCCTGTCTCCTCGTATgccatgcatatacacacaggcCTATTTTTTACAGATACTTAATGCCCTTACATCAATGTATAACAAAATAGGTTTATAGATTCAGAAGAACCGGTGATGTGATTCCTGGTATGATATAAATAGAATATGATAGAAATTATATAAATCCAGATAGTCCTCAAGTCATTCATTGTACATTTGGACAAAGCAGCTGTTTTGTAATCATTTATTACTTTTGTACAACAATATACCTTGGTGCTTTGACAAGTTGATGGTGTGTTGTAAACGTTTGGTAGATATGCTAAGGCACATTAATGAACTATTACTACAACAAACGACCCAACCACTCTCACAATGCCCATCTGATAGGAATGAAGCTAAAGAATGACATGAATCAGTGATGgataaaaatcaaacaaaaaaagcaAATTGACTTAAAGGAGCCATCTGACATTATCTACAGAATTACGGAAGGTTTTTATTTTCATGTGGTAATTAACACTGAGTATACAGCTGTAATTTAGTTTATCTGTTAATATAGGTTTATAATTCATAGAACAGAAATCCTGTGATTTGTCCTATGTGACCAAAGTACCATATTTCCAAATGCTCAGAACAAGGTAAAAATAACACATGGCACAGTCAAAAGTTATTTTACTTTGTGCCCTGTTTTCCAAACTATCAATGCAGCCAAAGCAACTAGTATGTCCTAGTTTCATGAGAATGTTTGCATCTCAAACACATACTATTTTGCCACAACGATTTGTGCAAAATCTCAACCACAGAGCAGAAAAAGAGAAgcttttttaaatgtttgttgATGCAAGAGGAGAAACCGGCAACTCATAGATCATGATGCACTTTACGAGTACACAAAGAGCACATCTTTTTTTTCCGATTACAAATGAAATATCTAGAGGCGCTTTGATACAAATGTACAAACATTACCATTCCcactgaaaaatcattttgtgtGGCAAACATCTGAGTGTGGACCGTTGGTCTTGTTATAAGCTGTGCTAGTTTTCCCAGAGTTGCTCTGTCTGGGACCAACAACAGTCCCATTAGTCGTGTAAATAGGCTGTATGTGAAAAGCCCCTTTCAGGAGCTGTTCGTTGTTCAAGGACACTATCTGAAAGCTCGTCTCAGTCATTTCCAGGATGGAGTTGTCCGTTTTGGTCCCCGCCTCGCCGTAGTCATCTTTCCGCCGGCCCCGGCTGTACTTCCATTTGGACGATGACGGGCTGCCTTTCCTGTGCATGCGCCAGCAGAAGAGGCCCAAAAGCAACACCAGAACCAACAGAACGGCACCGCCGATGATCCCGGCCAGCAGAAGTGGGGAACTTGGGTCCTGCTGAGTGGCCTGCTCGGGCCCCACGGCGTTGTTCGCCGTGTCGAGCGCTGACGGTGTCGAGACCTCAGAGCACACCGTGTAGCGTCCAGGGGAGTGGTTATTAGAAGTGTCTAAGGGGGCGACGCAAACGTGATAGGTAGATTCGGGGTCCAGGTTGGACAGTAAAATCCCATTAAGCTCCCCTGCAGCCACTGTCTCCTGTGTCCTCTCGTTCACCAAACGCTCTCCCATTTTGACTGATGTTATTTTATACGCAGCGACAGTGAATGTGGCCAACCAGCTCACCTGAACACAGGTGCGATTGACTGCAGTGAGAGACACCTGCAGCGGCTCTTGCGATGGGTACTCCGAAGTGTTTGTAGTATTCTCCCTCTCTACATCTCCCCTCAATGAGGGGGGCAGGGAGGCTTGAGCCGGGGGTTGTGGTGACGAGAGGGGTATTTGTGCCACTGATGCAGGGGTGGTGGGAGAAGGGTTAGTTTGCAGGTGTGGATGAGTTGGCACCCACACTGTACTGCCCGGGCATTGGACGAGGTCCAGGTTGAGCTCTCTGATTGCCATCCCGCGAAAACCCTCTGGGCTTTGGCACATGAAGCCGCGCACGTTGAGGGTAGCTGGCAGCGTCTTTAACCACACCATGACCCACTTAATTCCGCAGTCGCAGTGCCAAAGGTTGTTCCGAACGGTCAGCTGTCGCAGGCTGAGCAGGCCATCAAAGACCCCCTGTGTCAGCCCCTGCAGCTGGTTGCTGGAAATATCCAGTTTTTCCAGGCGGTGGAGCCCCGCAAAGGCCCTGACAGGGATCTCATTCATCTGGTTGTCCTGCAGGTTCAGCTTCTCCAGAAAGTCCGTGggcagatggggggggggcaagctCAACGAGTTGC
It encodes:
- the si:dkey-87k14.1 gene encoding leucine-rich repeat transmembrane protein FLRT2, which codes for MELQVRVWNKDFIAFIRPWIPIILGLHLQFCRSTSCPEECRCDKAFVYCNERSLTSVPLGIGEGYKILYLHNNQINNAGFPLELHHVSSVETVYLYGNQLDEFPVNLPKNVRVLHLQENNIQTISRAALAQLLRLDELYLDDNSISTVGVEEGAFREAVSLRYLFLTKNHLSSVPIGLPADLKELRLDENRIAVIEEEAFKNVTALESLLLDGNLLTDEGIAPTAFQGLANLRTLSMARNSLSLPPPHLPTDFLEKLNLQDNQMNEIPVRAFAGLHRLEKLDISSNQLQGLTQGVFDGLLSLRQLTVRNNLWHCDCGIKWVMVWLKTLPATLNVRGFMCQSPEGFRGMAIRELNLDLVQCPGSTVWVPTHPHLQTNPSPTTPASVAQIPLSSPQPPAQASLPPSLRGDVERENTTNTSEYPSQEPLQVSLTAVNRTCVQVSWLATFTVAAYKITSVKMGERLVNERTQETVAAGELNGILLSNLDPESTYHVCVAPLDTSNNHSPGRYTVCSEVSTPSALDTANNAVGPEQATQQDPSSPLLLAGIIGGAVLLVLVLLLGLFCWRMHRKGSPSSSKWKYSRGRRKDDYGEAGTKTDNSILEMTETSFQIVSLNNEQLLKGAFHIQPIYTTNGTVVGPRQSNSGKTSTAYNKTNGPHSDVCHTK